In the Solirubrobacterales bacterium genome, GGCGACATCATCAGCGTCGACATCGGGGTAACCCTCGGCGGCTGGGTGGCCGATGCGGCCTCGACCTTCCCGGTCGGGCCGATCGACCCGGAAACGCAGCGACTGCTCGATGTCACCCACGAGTCCCTGAAGCTCGGCGCGGCCCAGATGATCCCCGGCAACCGGGTGGGGGACGTCTCCCATGCGGTCCAGCAGCACGTGGAGGAGGCCGGTTTTTCGGTGATTCGCAGCCTGGTCGGGCACGGCGTCGGCCAGGCGATGCACGAGGAACCGCAGATTCCCAACTACGGCACCCCCGGCCGCGGCCCGGTGATCGAGGAAGGCATGGTCTTCGCGATCGAGCCGATGGTCAACATCGGCGGTCCCGAGGTCTACATGGACGACGACGGCTGGTCGGTCTTCTCCACCGACAACTCAATGGCCGCCCACTTCGAGTACACGGTAGCCGCCACCGCCACCGGCCCCCGAATCCTCACCCCCTGGGACCAATAGTACCCGACCAGCCACCAGCACCGAGGGAAGGTCTTTCAGCCGAACAGGCGGAGAAGGCTCCCGTCGAACGTCCCCAGTGCGGTTGTTGGCTTCCTGGCGTTACGAGAACCTGCCGGGCGATGCAGTAGGCTCCCGCGGAAGCGGCGGTACCCGTCGCAGACAATCACATAGGAGATGCAAGATGCATACAGCAGTAGGGGGAGTA is a window encoding:
- the map gene encoding type I methionyl aminopeptidase, with amino-acid sequence MIIRKTPEQIEQMAAAGRLHARCMKVVENKIRPGVTTRELDEAAEKFIRSQGGVPTFKGYRGFPGSICASPNSMVVHGIPGPQKLERGDIISVDIGVTLGGWVADAASTFPVGPIDPETQRLLDVTHESLKLGAAQMIPGNRVGDVSHAVQQHVEEAGFSVIRSLVGHGVGQAMHEEPQIPNYGTPGRGPVIEEGMVFAIEPMVNIGGPEVYMDDDGWSVFSTDNSMAAHFEYTVAATATGPRILTPWDQ